In the genome of Nonlabens sp. MB-3u-79, one region contains:
- the lpdA gene encoding dihydrolipoyl dehydrogenase has protein sequence MSKYDVIVLGSGPGGYVTAIRASQLGLKTAIIEKESLGGVCLNWGCIPTKALIKSADVFNYLNHAADYGLKADNVDKDFTAVVKRSRDVADGMSKGVQFLLKKNKIDVIMGYGTIKKGKKIEVKAEDGSTSTVEANHIIIATGSKSRILPNLPQDGKKVIGYREAMTLKEQPKKLVVVGSGAIGVEFAYFYNAMGTEVTLIEYLDRIVPVEDIDISKQMERSFKKSGIKVMTSSEVTSVDTSGDGVKVKVKTKKGEEVIEADVVLSAVGIETNLANIGLEEVGISTDRGKVLVNQWYQTNLPGYYAIGDITAGPALAHVASAEGILCVEKIANMHVEPLDYGNIPGCTYSNPEIASVGMTEAQAKEAGYEIKVGKFPFSASGKASASGTKEGFVKVIFDAKYGEWLGCHMIGAGVTDMIAEAVIARKLETTGHEVLKTVHPHPTMSEAVMEAVADAYGEVIHL, from the coding sequence ATGAGTAAATATGATGTGATCGTTTTAGGTAGTGGGCCTGGCGGATATGTAACGGCAATACGTGCGTCTCAACTAGGGTTAAAAACGGCAATAATTGAAAAAGAATCTCTAGGTGGCGTTTGTTTGAACTGGGGTTGTATTCCTACCAAAGCACTGATAAAAAGTGCTGATGTGTTCAATTACCTTAACCATGCTGCAGATTACGGTCTTAAAGCAGATAATGTAGATAAAGATTTTACTGCTGTTGTAAAGCGCAGTCGCGATGTGGCTGACGGAATGAGTAAAGGGGTGCAGTTTCTTCTTAAAAAGAATAAAATTGACGTAATCATGGGTTACGGTACGATAAAAAAAGGAAAGAAAATCGAAGTGAAAGCTGAAGACGGATCCACCTCAACCGTAGAAGCAAATCATATTATTATTGCTACGGGATCAAAATCTCGCATACTTCCTAACTTACCCCAAGACGGTAAAAAAGTAATAGGATATCGTGAAGCAATGACTTTAAAGGAGCAGCCTAAAAAACTAGTTGTTGTAGGGTCTGGAGCGATAGGTGTAGAGTTTGCCTATTTCTATAATGCTATGGGAACTGAAGTTACTCTTATTGAGTATCTAGACCGTATTGTTCCTGTGGAAGATATTGATATTTCTAAGCAAATGGAACGCAGCTTCAAGAAATCCGGAATTAAAGTAATGACTTCTAGCGAAGTGACTAGCGTTGATACTTCTGGAGATGGCGTAAAAGTAAAGGTGAAAACCAAAAAAGGAGAAGAAGTAATCGAAGCAGACGTAGTTCTTAGTGCTGTAGGTATTGAAACTAATCTTGCTAACATAGGTCTTGAAGAAGTAGGAATCTCTACAGATCGCGGTAAAGTACTGGTGAATCAATGGTACCAAACCAATCTGCCTGGATATTATGCTATAGGTGATATTACTGCTGGTCCAGCATTAGCTCACGTCGCTAGTGCCGAAGGTATTCTTTGTGTTGAAAAAATAGCTAACATGCACGTGGAGCCATTAGATTATGGTAACATCCCTGGATGTACCTATTCCAATCCAGAAATTGCTAGTGTAGGAATGACTGAAGCACAAGCTAAAGAAGCTGGATACGAAATTAAAGTTGGTAAATTCCCGTTTAGTGCCTCTGGAAAAGCAAGTGCCTCCGGAACTAAAGAAGGATTTGTAAAAGTAATTTTTGACGCTAAGTATGGCGAGTGGTTAGGTTGTCATATGATAGGTGCAGGAGTTACCGACATGATCGCTGAAGCGGTTATCGCAAGAAAACTAGAAACTACAGGACATGAAGTTCTAAAAACAGTTCATCCACACCCAACGATGAGTGAAGCGGTAATGGAAGCTGTTGCAGATGCTTATGGTGAGGTGATTCACTTGTAG
- a CDS encoding TM2 domain-containing protein, which translates to MKTKLTLALMSVFMMVSSFAFASFPVERQVTTQVVTLENGTSIEESTATLTSPAAVAWSEDQTVALLLWFFLGGFAAHRWFLGSPWYWNVLFILTFGFFFVGYVIDGIEIITGSYPGL; encoded by the coding sequence ATGAAAACAAAATTAACTCTAGCTCTTATGAGCGTATTTATGATGGTAAGCAGCTTTGCTTTTGCATCATTTCCTGTAGAAAGACAAGTAACAACTCAAGTGGTCACACTAGAGAACGGTACGAGTATAGAAGAATCTACAGCTACATTAACTTCTCCGGCGGCTGTTGCTTGGTCAGAGGATCAGACTGTTGCTCTACTTTTATGGTTTTTCCTAGGAGGATTTGCAGCACACCGTTGGTTCCTAGGGAGTCCATGGTACTGGAATGTATTGTTCATTTTAACTTTCGGTTTCTTTTTTGTAGGATATGTCATCGATGGAATTGAAATTATAACAGGAAGTTACCCTGGTCTATAA
- the aroQ gene encoding type II 3-dehydroquinate dehydratase, translating into MKILLLNGPNLNLLGKREPEIYGSKTFEDHFTELQFQFKEVELGYFQSNIEGEIIDKLQQAEEDGFEAVILNAGAYTHTSVGIGDAVAGIKTPVVEVHISNVMDREEFRHLSYISKHAVGVISGFGLKSYELALKSFI; encoded by the coding sequence ATGAAAATACTCCTCCTTAACGGTCCTAATTTAAATTTACTGGGCAAGCGCGAACCTGAAATTTACGGTTCTAAAACTTTTGAAGATCATTTTACAGAACTACAATTTCAATTTAAAGAGGTAGAGCTGGGTTACTTCCAGTCCAATATAGAAGGAGAGATCATCGATAAACTTCAGCAAGCAGAGGAAGATGGTTTTGAGGCTGTGATCTTAAATGCCGGTGCCTATACGCATACGTCTGTAGGTATAGGAGATGCTGTAGCTGGAATTAAGACGCCTGTGGTAGAAGTGCATATTTCTAACGTGATGGATAGAGAGGAATTTAGACACCTATCTTATATCTCTAAACATGCTGTGGGTGTGATCAGTGGTTTTGGACTGAAGAGTTATGAACTAGCATTGAAGAGTTTTATTTAA
- the xerD gene encoding site-specific tyrosine recombinase XerD, with product MKWNQAIKDFAIYSQLERGLSINTIKAYKRDLKKLSLWLEENQMDDLPISISQDSLRTYIYELAKSVQPRSQARAISSLKVFFEYLILERYREDQPMALIESPKTGRKLPDTLSTTEIDLLINSIDRSTPEGERNRAMLETLYACGLRVSELITLKISDLFFNEGFLKVTGKGDKQRFVPIGTYTIEIIELYKNEVRNHVPIKPEHSDTLFLNRRGAGLTRAMIFHIIKQQAIQAGIKKSISPHTFRHSFATHLLENGADLRSIQMMLGHESITTTEIYMHVDRAHLSKVMQKHHPRA from the coding sequence ATGAAGTGGAATCAAGCCATAAAAGACTTTGCTATCTATTCTCAGTTAGAAAGAGGATTATCTATCAATACGATAAAAGCTTATAAGAGGGATTTAAAAAAACTCTCCCTATGGCTGGAAGAAAATCAGATGGATGACCTTCCTATTTCTATTTCTCAAGACAGCCTGCGGACTTATATTTATGAATTGGCTAAAAGCGTACAACCCCGTTCTCAAGCCAGAGCTATCAGTAGCTTAAAAGTATTCTTTGAATACCTCATTTTAGAGCGTTACAGAGAAGATCAACCTATGGCGCTCATAGAATCTCCTAAAACAGGTCGCAAACTACCAGACACTCTAAGCACTACAGAAATAGACCTGTTGATCAACAGCATCGATCGCTCTACACCGGAAGGAGAACGCAATCGTGCCATGCTAGAAACTCTTTATGCCTGTGGTTTGCGCGTCAGCGAATTGATCACCCTTAAAATAAGCGATCTATTCTTTAACGAAGGCTTTTTAAAAGTGACGGGTAAAGGAGACAAGCAACGATTTGTTCCTATAGGGACCTACACGATTGAAATTATCGAACTCTACAAAAACGAAGTTCGTAATCATGTTCCCATAAAACCAGAGCATAGCGACACCCTTTTTCTCAATAGAAGAGGCGCTGGACTTACCAGGGCCATGATTTTTCATATCATCAAACAGCAAGCAATCCAAGCTGGAATCAAGAAATCCATAAGCCCGCATACGTTTAGACATAGTTTTGCGACCCATTTGTTAGAAAACGGTGCCGATTTAAGATCCATTCAAATGATGCTAGGTCACGAGAGCATCACTACAACAGAAATTTATATGCATGTGGATCGCGCACATCTTTCTAAAGTGATGCAAAAACACCACCCTAGAGCTTGA
- a CDS encoding aldo/keto reductase has protein sequence MKTLKFKNGDQMAAIGLGTWKSKPGEVKAAVITALESGYRHIDCAAVYGNEKEIGEAFNEVFSKGTIKREDVWITSKLWNNAHLKQDVAPALEQTLNDLQLDYLDLYLIHWPVAFKPEVSMPEKPVDYLSPEEAPVHETWNAMLALKKEGKSKHIGVSNFSIKKLDDLLSKTDEVPEMNQVELHPLLQQNELLAYCSKKGIHLTAYSPLGSGDRSEGMKQENEPNMLENDSIKSIANKHNASPGQVLINWSVSRGTAVIPKSTNEGRIKENLASDSIDFDKEDLKQLADMDQQYRYVTGKFFEVPEKGYDNIYDE, from the coding sequence ATGAAAACTTTAAAGTTTAAAAATGGCGACCAAATGGCCGCAATAGGATTAGGAACTTGGAAATCAAAGCCAGGCGAGGTGAAAGCAGCGGTCATCACAGCACTAGAATCTGGATACCGACATATAGACTGCGCAGCCGTCTACGGAAACGAAAAAGAAATAGGAGAAGCCTTTAATGAAGTGTTTTCTAAAGGAACCATCAAAAGAGAAGACGTCTGGATCACTTCTAAGCTTTGGAACAATGCGCATTTAAAACAAGACGTTGCCCCTGCTTTAGAACAGACACTGAATGACCTGCAATTGGATTATCTGGACTTATACCTCATCCACTGGCCAGTAGCTTTTAAACCTGAGGTATCTATGCCAGAAAAACCGGTAGATTATCTTTCTCCAGAAGAGGCGCCTGTTCATGAAACTTGGAATGCTATGCTAGCTCTTAAAAAGGAAGGCAAATCAAAACACATAGGAGTTTCTAATTTTTCTATTAAAAAACTAGACGACCTTCTTTCAAAAACAGATGAAGTTCCTGAAATGAATCAGGTAGAATTGCATCCGTTGTTGCAACAAAACGAACTTTTAGCATATTGCTCTAAAAAAGGAATTCACTTAACGGCTTATTCTCCTTTGGGAAGTGGTGACCGCAGTGAAGGTATGAAGCAAGAAAATGAACCTAATATGCTAGAAAATGACAGCATCAAGTCTATAGCAAACAAGCACAACGCCAGTCCCGGACAAGTATTGATCAACTGGAGTGTCAGCCGTGGCACAGCGGTTATTCCTAAGTCCACTAATGAAGGCCGCATCAAGGAAAACCTGGCATCAGATTCTATAGATTTTGACAAAGAAGATCTCAAACAATTAGCTGACATGGATCAACAGTACCGTTATGTGACTGGAAAGTTTTTTGAAGTTCCAGAAAAAGGCTATGATAATATATATGATGAATAA
- the rny gene encoding ribonuclease Y encodes MTETIIYAVVALVVGLAIGFFIAKSIVEKGKASSLIATAKKDAESILKDAEIKGEKISSEKLFRGKEKFMELKSKHEKEIMSREQKMKDAEKRTKDKESTVSNELSKSKKLNQSLESKLNDVEGKRESVYKRMEEVDKMHESQIKQLEVISGMSGEDAKMQLVESLKDKAKTEAMGIVQSTIEEAKLTAQQEARKIIINTIQRIGTEEAVENCVSVFNLESDDVKGRIIGREGRNIRAIEAATGVEIIVDDTPDAIILSCFDSVRREVARLSLHKLVTDGRIHPARIEEVVAKTRKQIDEEIADVGKRTVIDLGIHGLHPELIKMVGRMKYRSSYGQNLLQHSREVAKLCGTMAAELGLNAKLAKRAGLLHDIGKVPETEDETPHAILGMKLAEKHGEKPEVCNAIGAHHDEIEMTSLLSPIVQVCDAISGARPGARRQVLDSYIQRLKDLEDIAFGFKGVEKAYAIQAGRELRVMVESEKINDDRAAQLSFEISQKIQTDMTYPGQVKVTVIRETRAVNIAK; translated from the coding sequence ATGACAGAAACAATTATATACGCCGTAGTGGCGCTGGTAGTAGGTCTAGCAATAGGCTTCTTTATAGCAAAATCAATAGTTGAAAAAGGGAAGGCATCGAGCCTTATCGCAACAGCAAAAAAAGATGCAGAGTCTATTCTTAAAGACGCAGAGATAAAAGGAGAAAAAATTTCAAGTGAAAAACTTTTTAGAGGTAAAGAGAAATTCATGGAATTGAAGTCTAAACATGAAAAAGAAATCATGTCTAGAGAGCAAAAAATGAAAGATGCTGAGAAACGCACAAAAGATAAAGAGTCTACCGTTTCTAATGAACTTTCTAAAAGTAAAAAGTTAAACCAGTCGCTAGAAAGCAAGCTTAATGACGTGGAAGGAAAGCGGGAGTCCGTTTACAAGCGCATGGAAGAGGTGGATAAGATGCATGAATCTCAAATCAAACAGCTGGAAGTAATCAGCGGGATGTCTGGAGAAGATGCAAAAATGCAACTGGTCGAGTCTTTAAAAGACAAAGCAAAGACCGAAGCCATGGGTATCGTTCAGTCCACCATTGAAGAGGCAAAATTAACGGCTCAACAGGAAGCTCGTAAAATAATTATCAACACTATTCAACGCATAGGGACAGAGGAAGCAGTAGAAAACTGTGTATCTGTTTTTAACTTAGAAAGTGATGATGTAAAAGGACGTATCATAGGTCGTGAAGGACGTAACATACGTGCGATAGAAGCGGCAACTGGTGTGGAGATCATTGTAGACGATACTCCAGACGCCATTATTCTTTCTTGTTTTGATTCGGTACGTAGAGAGGTAGCACGTTTATCGCTTCATAAGTTAGTAACTGATGGTCGTATCCACCCAGCACGTATTGAAGAAGTGGTTGCAAAAACCAGAAAGCAAATCGATGAAGAAATTGCTGATGTAGGAAAACGTACGGTAATCGACTTGGGGATTCATGGATTGCATCCAGAATTGATCAAAATGGTAGGACGTATGAAATACCGTTCTTCTTACGGTCAGAACTTATTACAACACAGTAGGGAAGTAGCAAAATTGTGTGGAACTATGGCTGCAGAGCTAGGTTTAAACGCAAAACTTGCCAAAAGAGCTGGATTGTTGCATGATATAGGAAAAGTGCCAGAAACAGAAGATGAAACTCCTCACGCTATTCTAGGTATGAAACTGGCTGAAAAGCATGGTGAAAAGCCAGAAGTTTGCAACGCAATAGGAGCTCACCACGACGAGATCGAGATGACTTCTTTACTTTCTCCTATAGTTCAAGTATGTGATGCCATAAGTGGTGCACGTCCAGGAGCAAGAAGACAAGTGTTGGATTCTTACATCCAAAGATTAAAAGACCTAGAAGACATCGCCTTTGGATTTAAAGGTGTTGAAAAAGCTTATGCGATTCAAGCAGGTCGTGAATTAAGAGTGATGGTAGAAAGTGAAAAGATCAACGACGATCGTGCTGCACAACTATCCTTTGAAATATCACAAAAGATCCAAACTGATATGACCTATCCAGGTCAAGTGAAAGTGACGGTAATTAGAGAAACTAGAGCGGTGAATATCGCTAAGTAA
- a CDS encoding cell division protein ZapA yields the protein MADKLKIKISIADRVYPLTIDPSREEGLRKAAKSIEVMMKQLEQSYAVRDKQDLLAMCALQFAAKSEQITIDDSADVEQAKEQLNVLNLLLDKQLS from the coding sequence TTGGCAGATAAACTCAAAATAAAAATTTCAATAGCTGATAGGGTTTATCCACTAACTATAGATCCTTCTCGAGAAGAAGGTTTGCGTAAAGCAGCAAAAAGTATAGAAGTCATGATGAAGCAACTGGAACAAAGCTATGCCGTGAGAGATAAACAAGATCTTCTCGCTATGTGCGCGTTACAGTTTGCTGCAAAATCTGAGCAAATTACCATAGATGATAGTGCCGATGTGGAACAAGCTAAAGAACAATTAAATGTTCTTAACTTGTTGCTAGATAAGCAGTTGTCATAG
- a CDS encoding M23 family metallopeptidase gives MNNLPQNYFANPLDLNLKLSGTFGELRSNHFHSGLDIKTNQRTGANVLATASGYVSRIKIERYGYGKALYITHPNGYTSVYAHLEKFSPRIENYVKKKQYQNESYSIQLFPKDLELRVDQGEQVAYSGNSGGSGGPHLHFEIRDSAARPINPLLMGIEIPDTKRPLVKQIKAYPLKETSTINGKHEAQLLRLIPLKGGKFKVEPFSAYGEIGIGVNTIDQQNGANNQNGIFHMVTHWNGTQIFEITFDRYAFNESRYINQMIDYEHFKTTKSRIARLYIPEGSPLSLYQNDVNKGVLQLFDAGTTHSYRIAIEDYKKNAVEINMSIKNDAGPGALISPTNGQLTYVDHNITYKEQKGAFSLVIPKGALYKSLLMDISQNADTLQVHSDIIPLHKNIVISYNISAKENDNLKQYYIGRVTDWGAVYHVNTKRRGNILSAATRTLGTYAISKDDVPPTIIPVNFKDKQWITNNKILSLKIDDAETGVDAYRATVNGKFILMEYDYKTGVLTHDFEDGVVTDTENELKVIVTDNVGNSTTFEATFYRKS, from the coding sequence ATGAACAATCTACCTCAAAATTATTTTGCAAATCCTCTTGATCTGAACCTGAAACTTAGCGGCACTTTTGGCGAACTGAGATCTAATCATTTTCACAGTGGTCTCGATATCAAAACAAATCAACGCACCGGTGCAAACGTACTTGCGACCGCTTCTGGTTATGTGAGTCGTATTAAAATCGAACGTTATGGTTATGGAAAAGCGCTCTACATCACGCATCCTAATGGATACACCAGCGTTTATGCACATCTTGAAAAATTCTCGCCTCGCATAGAAAACTATGTAAAGAAAAAGCAATACCAAAACGAGTCCTACAGCATACAGTTATTTCCTAAAGATCTCGAATTGAGAGTTGACCAAGGTGAACAGGTTGCTTATAGTGGTAATTCTGGCGGTAGCGGTGGGCCACACCTGCATTTTGAAATTAGAGATAGTGCAGCCAGGCCCATCAACCCTTTGCTGATGGGAATAGAGATTCCAGACACAAAAAGACCTCTTGTAAAACAAATTAAAGCTTATCCTTTAAAGGAAACCTCTACTATAAACGGAAAACACGAAGCTCAACTTTTAAGGTTAATTCCTTTAAAAGGAGGCAAATTTAAAGTAGAGCCTTTTAGTGCTTATGGAGAAATAGGAATAGGTGTCAACACCATCGATCAACAAAATGGAGCAAATAACCAAAACGGAATTTTTCATATGGTAACTCATTGGAACGGTACCCAAATTTTTGAAATCACCTTTGATCGATATGCCTTTAACGAGTCCAGATACATCAATCAAATGATCGATTACGAACATTTTAAAACTACTAAAAGCCGCATCGCTAGATTGTATATTCCTGAGGGAAGCCCGCTTAGTTTATATCAAAACGACGTCAATAAAGGCGTCTTACAACTCTTTGACGCAGGAACTACTCATTCTTACCGCATCGCCATAGAAGACTATAAAAAGAACGCCGTAGAAATAAATATGAGTATTAAAAATGATGCCGGACCAGGCGCCCTGATATCTCCTACTAATGGCCAACTCACCTATGTAGATCACAACATTACTTACAAGGAACAAAAAGGTGCCTTTTCTTTAGTGATTCCCAAAGGAGCACTTTATAAAAGTCTTCTTATGGACATTTCACAAAATGCAGACACCCTTCAGGTTCACAGCGACATTATTCCTCTTCATAAGAACATAGTCATTAGTTATAATATCAGTGCTAAAGAAAACGACAACCTCAAACAGTACTACATAGGTAGAGTAACGGATTGGGGTGCTGTTTATCATGTCAACACAAAAAGAAGAGGAAATATCCTAAGCGCGGCTACCAGAACTCTTGGGACCTACGCTATAAGTAAAGATGACGTACCTCCTACCATCATACCCGTCAACTTTAAAGACAAGCAATGGATTACTAACAATAAAATATTAAGCTTAAAAATAGACGATGCAGAGACTGGAGTAGATGCATATCGAGCCACGGTTAATGGAAAGTTCATTTTAATGGAGTACGATTATAAAACTGGAGTGCTCACACACGATTTTGAAGATGGAGTCGTTACTGATACAGAAAATGAGCTCAAAGTTATCGTTACTGATAATGTAGGAAATAGCACTACATTTGAAGCTACATTTTATCGTAAAAGCTAA
- a CDS encoding carboxypeptidase-like regulatory domain-containing protein, whose protein sequence is MKNFLLFIALLSTCLLYAQEAIIQGIILDENNKPIADVNVNVLGTTLGTASDNTGFYRLVVPANQKITIVFTSISFKSATQNFELDGKAPFEFNPVLKTAIEQMGTVTIKNTRTKEFAGITNVDPRVVRAIPGVQPGVENLLKSLPGVSSNNELSTQYAVRGGNFDENLVYINEIEVYRPFLIRSGQQEGLSIVNADLVRNVDFSAGGFQSKYGDKLSSVLDIEYRRPTEFGAGIDASFLGVNAYMEGTAFAKAATGILGLRYRNNSLFVNSRETEAITRPVFIDAQTYFTYQVNPKFELSFLGNIAINSYEFEPLTSQTNFGTVDDAQALIINYDGRENDQYETYFGAMKASYDVNKLLNLRFITSLYHTQEQEHFDILGRYRIGRPNTDIGGDDLGEVDFTRAIGSELDHGRNDLDALILSLEHKGTLVLDSGKKENDQLDWGLKFNTEDIRDRVREYTVIDSAGFNIRPPSVPANDQPYFSYVAPLDAFEAVSADNDVQVTRLQAFAQYSSRGYLGDHEVYWNAGMRSHTWNVSGSGITSTTQTVFSPRGQVAIKPYWTNTNMLFRFSSGLYYQPPFYRELRDQQGVVNPSVKAQKSVHFVMGNDWSFNWTPEDGEKRPFKLTSEAYYKNLTDVNTYTLENVRIRYRANNDATAYAYGLDVRLAGEFIKGTESWISLGYLKTEENLNGRGFIARPTDQRLKVAFLFQDYVPNIPNLKAYINMVYSSGLPGGSPSYADPYDFQFRLKDYFRADLGVQFVLVDDKKKAKEGSWLENFDELSIGAQIFNIFDYENNISNLWVRDVATSAQYAVPVRLTPRVFNLRLIAKL, encoded by the coding sequence TTGAAGAATTTCTTACTATTTATTGCGTTACTCTCGACCTGTTTGCTGTATGCCCAAGAGGCCATCATTCAAGGAATTATCTTAGATGAAAACAACAAGCCCATCGCAGATGTTAACGTAAATGTTTTAGGAACAACTCTAGGAACCGCAAGCGACAATACCGGTTTTTACAGACTCGTTGTCCCCGCAAATCAGAAGATCACTATTGTATTCACTTCCATTTCTTTTAAGTCTGCTACTCAAAATTTTGAATTGGATGGAAAGGCACCGTTTGAATTTAATCCTGTACTAAAAACGGCCATTGAACAAATGGGTACCGTAACTATTAAAAACACCAGAACTAAAGAATTTGCTGGAATTACAAATGTAGACCCTAGGGTAGTGAGGGCAATTCCCGGCGTACAACCTGGTGTAGAAAACCTATTAAAATCACTTCCAGGGGTTTCCTCTAACAATGAATTAAGCACGCAATATGCCGTACGAGGTGGGAATTTTGACGAAAACCTCGTATACATCAATGAAATCGAAGTATACCGACCGTTTTTAATACGCAGTGGCCAGCAAGAAGGATTGAGCATTGTGAATGCTGATTTAGTGCGCAATGTAGATTTCAGTGCGGGTGGTTTTCAATCAAAATACGGTGACAAGTTGAGCTCTGTTCTTGACATTGAATACCGACGCCCAACAGAATTTGGCGCAGGAATAGACGCCAGCTTTTTAGGTGTGAATGCTTATATGGAAGGTACCGCTTTCGCGAAAGCGGCCACCGGAATACTGGGATTGCGGTATAGAAACAACAGTCTATTTGTGAATTCTAGAGAAACAGAGGCTATCACTAGACCCGTTTTTATAGACGCACAAACCTATTTTACTTATCAGGTGAACCCAAAATTTGAGCTGAGCTTTTTAGGAAATATTGCGATCAATAGTTACGAATTTGAACCGCTTACCTCGCAAACTAATTTTGGAACTGTAGATGATGCACAAGCCTTGATCATCAATTACGACGGAAGAGAAAACGATCAGTACGAGACCTATTTTGGCGCAATGAAAGCCAGTTATGATGTCAATAAACTATTGAATTTACGTTTTATAACCAGCCTTTACCACACCCAAGAGCAGGAACATTTTGATATTTTAGGACGCTATCGCATCGGTCGACCCAACACAGATATAGGTGGTGATGACCTAGGAGAAGTTGATTTTACAAGAGCAATAGGTAGTGAGTTGGATCACGGACGTAATGACTTGGATGCGCTTATCCTAAGTCTAGAACACAAAGGAACATTAGTACTTGACAGTGGTAAAAAAGAAAATGACCAGCTGGATTGGGGATTGAAATTTAATACGGAAGACATAAGAGATCGCGTAAGAGAATACACCGTAATTGACAGTGCTGGTTTTAATATCAGGCCACCTTCAGTTCCCGCAAATGACCAGCCTTATTTCTCCTACGTGGCTCCACTAGATGCCTTTGAGGCCGTAAGCGCAGATAATGATGTTCAAGTAACCCGATTACAAGCGTTTGCTCAATACAGCAGTCGTGGGTACTTAGGAGATCATGAGGTTTACTGGAATGCTGGTATGCGTTCGCACACTTGGAACGTCAGTGGAAGCGGTATTACAAGTACGACCCAAACTGTTTTTTCTCCTCGCGGGCAAGTAGCTATAAAGCCTTATTGGACCAACACCAATATGCTTTTTAGATTCTCTTCTGGCCTGTATTACCAACCGCCATTTTACAGAGAATTACGAGACCAACAAGGAGTGGTAAATCCAAGCGTAAAAGCTCAAAAATCAGTACATTTTGTAATGGGAAATGATTGGAGTTTTAACTGGACTCCAGAAGACGGAGAAAAAAGACCTTTTAAATTGACTAGTGAAGCGTATTACAAGAACTTAACTGATGTCAACACCTACACCTTAGAAAATGTAAGGATACGCTACCGCGCAAACAACGATGCAACTGCTTATGCTTACGGTCTGGATGTAAGACTGGCCGGTGAGTTTATCAAAGGAACTGAAAGTTGGATTTCCCTAGGCTATTTAAAAACAGAGGAAAATCTAAATGGACGTGGTTTTATAGCCAGACCTACAGATCAACGACTTAAGGTTGCCTTTCTCTTCCAAGATTACGTCCCTAACATCCCTAATCTCAAAGCATATATCAATATGGTCTATAGCTCTGGGCTCCCTGGTGGATCCCCTAGCTATGCAGATCCTTATGATTTCCAATTCCGTTTAAAAGACTATTTTAGAGCAGATCTAGGTGTTCAATTTGTATTGGTAGACGATAAGAAGAAAGCCAAAGAAGGTAGTTGGTTAGAAAACTTTGATGAACTTTCTATAGGTGCTCAAATCTTTAATATTTTTGATTATGAAAACAATATTTCTAATCTTTGGGTAAGAGATGTAGCTACTAGTGCGCAATATGCCGTTCCTGTAAGACTGACTCCTAGAGTGTTTAATTTAAGGTTGATTGCTAAGTTGTAG